One window of Mucilaginibacter inviolabilis genomic DNA carries:
- a CDS encoding DUF2130 domain-containing protein, whose protein sequence is MATEVKCPSCGFGFPIEEVMAEEYKKELRLKMQDYTRQKEEEYRKKDEEFLAKERQQKEAFELRLNDEKKQLQLAMEQNLRKSISQDYENQVQLLKTSAQETEEKLKLSRQKELEFMQREKQLQQKEEEMELALQRKLQEQRNELSEQIRKQENERYSIKDTEYQLKVKELEKQLDDQKKLAEEMKRKAEQGSMQLQGEAQELILEELLRNYFPFDMISEVGKGVRGADCIQTVRNQFGQECGRIIYESKRTATFGADWIEKLKKDMRSVGVDVAVIVTQCYPKEMDCFGEKDGVWICSFDEVKAVSYILRDGVIKLSNQARSQDNKGDKMHLLYDYLTSSEFSEQWKAIREGYMSMRLSIQKERDAMEKMWKSREKQLDKVLLNAAHIKGSVEGIAGSDSIQLSLTDDEDALLLE, encoded by the coding sequence ATGGCTACAGAAGTTAAGTGCCCCAGTTGTGGTTTTGGTTTCCCGATAGAGGAAGTGATGGCAGAGGAGTATAAGAAGGAGCTTCGGCTTAAAATGCAGGATTATACCCGCCAAAAGGAAGAAGAATACCGTAAAAAGGATGAGGAATTTTTAGCCAAGGAGCGCCAGCAAAAGGAAGCCTTTGAGTTACGGCTTAACGACGAAAAAAAACAGCTGCAATTGGCTATGGAGCAAAACCTGCGCAAATCCATCAGTCAGGATTATGAAAACCAGGTGCAGTTGCTTAAAACCTCGGCACAGGAAACCGAAGAAAAACTAAAACTTTCGCGCCAGAAAGAGCTGGAGTTTATGCAGCGCGAAAAGCAGCTGCAGCAAAAGGAAGAAGAAATGGAACTGGCCCTGCAGCGTAAACTGCAGGAGCAACGTAACGAACTGAGCGAGCAGATCCGTAAGCAGGAAAACGAACGCTACAGCATAAAAGATACCGAATACCAACTCAAGGTAAAGGAACTTGAAAAACAGCTCGATGACCAGAAAAAGCTGGCCGAAGAGATGAAACGCAAGGCCGAACAAGGATCGATGCAGTTACAGGGTGAGGCGCAGGAGCTGATTCTGGAAGAATTGCTGCGTAATTATTTCCCCTTTGATATGATTAGCGAGGTAGGCAAAGGCGTGCGCGGGGCCGATTGTATCCAAACGGTACGTAACCAGTTTGGGCAGGAGTGCGGGCGGATTATCTATGAAAGTAAGCGTACAGCCACTTTTGGCGCCGATTGGATAGAAAAGCTGAAGAAAGATATGCGCAGTGTTGGTGTAGATGTAGCCGTTATTGTTACCCAATGCTACCCCAAGGAGATGGATTGTTTTGGCGAAAAGGATGGTGTTTGGATCTGTAGTTTTGACGAAGTAAAAGCGGTGTCCTACATCCTGCGCGACGGGGTGATCAAATTATCCAACCAGGCCCGGTCGCAAGACAATAAAGGCGATAAAATGCACCTGCTGTATGATTATTTAACCAGCAGCGAATTTTCTGAACAATGGAAGGCCATCCGCGAGGGCTATATGAGCATGCGCCTATCGATACAAAAAGAGCGCGACGCGATGGAAAAAATGTGGAAATCGCGCGAGAAACAACTGGATAAGGTATTGTTGAACGCCGCGCACATTAAAGGCAGCGTAGAAGGCATTGCCGGCAGCGATTCTATACAACTGAGCCTCACCGATGATGAGGACGCCTTGTTGCTGGAATAG
- a CDS encoding YceI family protein: MKKIFILLASAFLYTAASAQTTWTADKNHSNVKFTVTHLLVNDVDGTFKNFDATITAAKPDFSDAKVAFTVQTASLSTENENRDKHLSSADFFDVANKPTITFTSTGITKTSDKHYAVKGNLTLVGVTKPVTFDLWYRGTITNPMSKADDAGFQLTGVIKRSDFNFGSKFGAAMLSDEVTIKANGEFAKAK; the protein is encoded by the coding sequence ATGAAAAAGATCTTTATCCTGTTGGCCTCAGCGTTTTTATACACGGCTGCATCGGCACAAACAACCTGGACGGCCGACAAAAACCACTCAAACGTTAAGTTTACAGTGACCCACTTATTGGTAAATGATGTTGACGGAACTTTTAAAAACTTTGATGCAACCATAACCGCTGCAAAACCTGATTTTAGCGACGCTAAAGTTGCCTTTACTGTACAAACGGCTTCTTTAAGTACCGAAAATGAAAATCGTGACAAACACCTTTCAAGTGCCGATTTTTTTGACGTTGCCAACAAACCAACTATTACTTTCACCAGCACTGGTATCACCAAAACATCTGATAAACATTATGCGGTAAAAGGCAACCTTACTTTAGTAGGTGTTACTAAACCGGTTACATTTGATTTATGGTACCGTGGTACTATTACCAACCCAATGAGCAAGGCCGATGATGCAGGTTTCCAGTTAACCGGCGTTATTAAACGTTCTGATTTTAACTTTGGTAGTAAATTTGGCGCTGCCATGTTAAGCGACGAAGTAACTATTAAAGCTAACGGCGAGTTTGCTAAAGCAAAATAA
- a CDS encoding class I SAM-dependent methyltransferase, with product MNSFRYLQRQLIRLKIDLLTQRTFLAGKVSSIDNKNIIKTVSTNYEELEIIFLQKISLQPDDVIIDVGCGKGRVFSYLLYKGFTNKMIGYEINQMVGSKTKKRLSRFKNIEIRCDNIFDDFPRQGNIFYLYNPFKEAMVTEFMHRILEIADRNPIVIYNNPIHLGIFDNESFSCEVFDTAVPKYGYSFTYSIIKLRK from the coding sequence ATGAATTCATTCCGATATCTGCAGCGTCAGTTAATACGTCTGAAAATAGATCTTTTAACACAACGAACTTTTTTAGCCGGGAAGGTTTCCAGTATCGATAATAAAAACATTATTAAAACAGTAAGCACCAACTATGAAGAGTTAGAAATTATTTTTTTGCAAAAAATTTCACTACAGCCCGATGATGTAATCATCGATGTTGGTTGCGGTAAAGGCAGGGTGTTTAGTTATCTGCTGTATAAAGGCTTTACAAACAAAATGATTGGTTATGAAATTAACCAAATGGTGGGTAGCAAAACAAAAAAAAGGCTTAGTCGCTTCAAAAATATAGAGATCCGTTGCGATAATATTTTTGATGATTTTCCGAGGCAAGGAAATATATTCTATTTATATAATCCTTTTAAAGAAGCTATGGTTACTGAGTTTATGCACCGGATATTAGAAATAGCTGATAGAAATCCCATTGTTATATATAACAATCCAATTCATTTAGGAATTTTTGATAACGAAAGTTTTTCTTGTGAAGTTTTTGATACAGCTGTGCCCAAATATGGTTACAGCTTTACTTACTCGATCATTAAATTAAGAAAGTAA
- a CDS encoding N-acetylmuramoyl-L-alanine amidase family protein → MPAICLKSNYIAFLLFFISGLFTAGAAFAQQDVAGRSTFKFKTVIVDAGHGGKDPGAHGAYSKEKNVALSIAKKLRDLINDEMSGVKVVMTRSTDVFVELHKRADIANDNHGNLFISIHCNSSPQKHSTERGTLLLVYGFHRSQEQREALRENASIYIEKDYKDKYNGYGSDAVVNTIVLNAFQQKYRKQSIQFGDLIDHEFKKIDGRHSHGVKEQGVLVLAQSGMPAVLVETGFINNASDEEYLNSNAGQNEIARSILRALKQYRDNLEGR, encoded by the coding sequence ATGCCTGCCATTTGCCTAAAAAGTAATTATATAGCTTTTCTCCTTTTCTTTATATCTGGTCTGTTTACCGCAGGCGCCGCTTTTGCACAGCAAGACGTTGCCGGCAGAAGCACATTTAAATTTAAAACCGTAATTGTTGACGCCGGGCATGGCGGCAAAGATCCGGGTGCGCATGGTGCTTACTCCAAAGAAAAAAACGTAGCTCTCAGCATCGCCAAGAAACTACGCGACTTGATTAACGACGAAATGAGTGGTGTTAAGGTGGTTATGACCCGCAGCACCGATGTTTTTGTGGAGTTGCATAAACGTGCAGATATAGCTAACGACAATCATGGCAACCTTTTTATATCTATACATTGTAACTCGTCGCCACAGAAACATAGTACCGAGCGGGGAACTTTGTTACTGGTTTATGGTTTTCACCGGAGCCAGGAACAGCGTGAGGCTTTGCGCGAAAATGCCTCTATTTATATTGAAAAGGATTATAAGGATAAGTATAATGGCTATGGCAGCGATGCGGTTGTAAATACCATTGTGCTAAACGCTTTTCAGCAAAAATATCGCAAACAGAGTATTCAATTTGGAGATCTGATTGATCATGAGTTTAAAAAAATAGATGGCAGGCATAGCCATGGTGTAAAAGAGCAGGGGGTGTTGGTATTGGCACAAAGCGGTATGCCTGCCGTACTGGTTGAAACCGGTTTTATTAATAATGCGTCGGACGAGGAATACCTAAACTCCAATGCAGGTCAAAATGAAATAGCCCGCTCCATTTTAAGGGCCCTGAAACAATATCGTGATAATCTGGAAGGAAGATAA
- a CDS encoding alpha/beta fold hydrolase — protein sequence MKILKSLYVLLAGLLWILSACNAQVKTPYGDNAAIGKYYDIRGIKLYTEVYGTGKPLLMIHGNGGSMSSFAKNVPYFAKKYQVIMVDSRAHGKSRDDRDSLSFEMMADDFAGLLDAMHIDSAYVIGWSDGGINALELAMRHPQKVIKLASTGANLWPDSTGIIPAYWKIEQKDYEAKKNTTFKTAKEKNDWKIFLLDWFQPNIKLSALKTIKCPSLIIGGDHDLIPTEHTVLIAQNIPNAYLWIVPNSGHGTLIEHTDEFNKKVDEFFSTPFIKRDPLVFH from the coding sequence ATGAAAATTTTAAAATCACTTTACGTGTTACTTGCTGGCCTATTATGGATACTGTCTGCCTGTAATGCTCAGGTAAAAACGCCATATGGGGATAATGCAGCGATAGGTAAATACTATGATATACGGGGCATCAAATTATACACCGAAGTTTATGGCACAGGAAAGCCATTATTGATGATACATGGCAATGGAGGCAGCATGAGCAGTTTTGCTAAAAACGTGCCTTATTTTGCCAAAAAATATCAAGTGATCATGGTTGACAGCAGGGCGCATGGCAAATCGAGAGATGATCGCGATTCTTTGAGTTTTGAAATGATGGCCGATGATTTTGCCGGCTTATTGGATGCCATGCATATCGATTCGGCATATGTTATTGGCTGGAGCGATGGTGGCATCAATGCCTTGGAACTGGCTATGCGTCATCCTCAAAAGGTAATAAAACTGGCATCAACAGGCGCCAATTTATGGCCCGACTCTACTGGGATTATCCCTGCTTACTGGAAAATAGAGCAAAAAGATTACGAAGCCAAAAAGAACACAACATTTAAAACAGCAAAAGAAAAAAACGATTGGAAGATATTCCTGCTTGATTGGTTTCAGCCTAATATCAAGCTTTCGGCCTTAAAAACCATTAAATGTCCTTCGCTTATTATCGGGGGTGATCATGACCTGATCCCTACGGAGCACACGGTACTTATAGCACAAAACATCCCCAATGCCTATTTATGGATAGTTCCCAACTCCGGCCACGGCACCTTGATTGAGCATACGGACGAATTCAACAAAAAGGTGGATGAGTTTTTTTCGACCCCATTTATAAAACGGGATCCCCTGGTTTTTCACTAA
- a CDS encoding YciI family protein — protein MTPVSAYKEPHHVMLVFEEKETVNPQHTCINERVNYYENLKNRGKVLLSGNFWNQAHDFIIVYVSSDTELEQIIDNDPAVRNNLLELVKAMPF, from the coding sequence ATGACACCTGTATCAGCTTATAAAGAACCCCACCATGTAATGCTGGTTTTTGAAGAGAAAGAAACTGTAAACCCGCAGCATACGTGTATTAACGAACGTGTTAACTATTACGAAAACCTTAAAAATAGGGGTAAAGTGTTGTTAAGCGGTAATTTCTGGAATCAGGCCCATGATTTTATTATAGTATATGTATCCTCAGATACGGAGCTGGAGCAAATTATAGATAATGACCCGGCTGTGCGTAATAATTTACTTGAATTAGTAAAAGCTATGCCTTTTTGA
- a CDS encoding VOC family protein, producing MKLNHINLSVTDVAASIRFFEQYFNFKCIEVKGDNLLAVLQGSDGFTLVLMANKFNRNGNSAYPEAFHIGFFVETRNQVMDMYNRLLAGGYATEHPPGSLRGSYGFYFIAPGNVLTEITCNA from the coding sequence ATGAAACTCAACCATATTAATCTCTCGGTAACAGATGTAGCAGCAAGCATCCGTTTTTTTGAGCAATATTTTAATTTTAAATGTATCGAAGTAAAAGGAGATAACCTGCTGGCGGTTTTGCAAGGCTCAGATGGCTTTACTTTGGTACTAATGGCTAATAAATTTAACCGTAATGGTAATTCCGCATATCCCGAAGCATTCCACATCGGATTTTTTGTTGAAACCCGTAACCAGGTGATGGATATGTATAACCGGTTACTTGCCGGAGGATACGCTACAGAACACCCTCCGGGTAGCCTGCGCGGCAGTTATGGCTTTTACTTTATTGCTCCTGGAAATGTGCTTACCGAAATTACCTGTAATGCGTAA
- a CDS encoding TetR/AcrR family transcriptional regulator — protein MRPRDENKELLIRQKAIEMIVADGLDGFSVNKLAKAAAVSPATIYIYYKDKDDLITRLCVDVATNMMDYSFVNFSPEMDFAEGLKIQWLNRMKYFDSFPTEMEFIETMRYTHYYEEVSKSLTVTFGSLLGPFMENSVRKKQLIPLPFEVYWSIAFAPLYQLIKYHHQGKSYVNNEFELTEKLMMQTFELVLKALKP, from the coding sequence ATGAGACCACGCGACGAAAATAAAGAGTTACTGATACGCCAAAAAGCTATTGAAATGATAGTTGCCGATGGCCTTGACGGATTTAGTGTAAACAAACTGGCAAAAGCTGCGGCAGTATCACCGGCTACTATCTACATTTATTACAAGGATAAGGACGATCTGATTACACGGTTGTGTGTGGATGTAGCCACTAATATGATGGATTATAGCTTTGTGAATTTTTCTCCTGAAATGGATTTTGCTGAGGGGCTAAAAATACAATGGTTAAACCGGATGAAATATTTCGACAGTTTCCCAACAGAAATGGAGTTTATTGAAACAATGCGGTATACCCATTATTACGAAGAGGTAAGTAAATCACTCACCGTTACTTTTGGATCGTTATTGGGACCGTTTATGGAAAATTCTGTTCGGAAAAAACAATTGATACCATTGCCATTTGAAGTATACTGGTCCATAGCTTTCGCTCCTTTATATCAGTTAATAAAGTATCATCACCAGGGCAAGAGTTACGTAAATAATGAATTTGAACTTACCGAAAAGCTAATGATGCAAACATTTGAGTTGGTGTTAAAGGCGCTTAAGCCGTAA
- a CDS encoding tetratricopeptide repeat protein — MKKFLLLFLFPLSAFAQTASTYIQNGNARASAKDYNAAVQEFTKAIQLNESNSDAYFYRANAYGNLKNYEAAIADYAKTISFRSNFATAYYYKANAESSIGDYHNAIDDFNKAISLEPQNAKMYQYRGSAKSNLQDYTGAIADFSFALKLSPGNAELYEYRGLAKNNKGDFKGAIDDYNTAIKLNPQKGDLYRYRADAKASINDYNGAITDYTTALTFNPQNAEAYLYRANTKGNQGDYKGAVDDYKKAAAINPGLKNLFFYLANAASKTGDSKAALDYFNKAVSQYPNRADVYLYRGLVKSNLKDYNGAMADLDHSIALDPKNADAYQNRALVKLELNDGDGAKSDADSAIILNPKSLKAYISRSKAKMALKDTAGVIADLTQAININNKSDEAYLVRGDAYRNLGNRQAAIRDYTTAIQVNPNYTYAYLNRGIEKDKTNDQAGAVKDFEKLLSLSPQRQDVYTRLGRVTDFYKYTTNGVSLFTTAISLNPTNSNFYLFRGEAKAAAGDIQGAMADYDAGIAKNPKNISILLKRGLNRADFQDNTGALADFSAAIKIDSTSDSSAVVYQNRGHIQARLKNYKAAMADLDKAVSIYSNDETFLFRGDVKLALKDYAGAVDDFHNATYINNRNAKAYAHSSIAKSKLGDEQGSTDDFDNALKFGDGSYVYTDLAELKLSLNDAAGALADCVTAITLNSKYAGAYLQMGLIKVALNQKPEACTDFNKAVELGLKKAAVIANRYCR; from the coding sequence ATGAAAAAATTCTTACTCCTTTTCCTATTTCCTTTAAGCGCCTTTGCCCAAACAGCAAGTACTTACATACAAAATGGAAATGCCAGGGCTAGTGCAAAAGATTACAATGCCGCTGTACAGGAATTTACCAAAGCCATACAGCTTAATGAAAGTAACAGCGACGCGTATTTTTATCGCGCAAATGCTTATGGTAATCTCAAAAATTATGAAGCTGCAATTGCAGATTATGCAAAAACCATCAGTTTCCGGTCAAATTTCGCAACGGCATATTATTATAAGGCCAATGCCGAAAGTAGCATTGGCGATTATCACAATGCTATTGATGATTTTAACAAAGCCATTTCCCTTGAACCTCAGAATGCTAAAATGTACCAGTACCGGGGCAGTGCCAAATCAAATCTGCAGGATTATACCGGTGCCATTGCCGATTTTTCCTTTGCCTTAAAACTGAGCCCGGGCAATGCTGAGCTATATGAATACAGAGGGCTGGCCAAAAACAACAAAGGCGATTTTAAGGGCGCTATTGACGATTATAACACAGCTATAAAACTAAATCCTCAAAAAGGCGACTTATACCGGTACCGGGCTGATGCCAAAGCAAGCATCAATGATTATAATGGTGCGATAACCGATTATACTACCGCATTAACCTTTAATCCTCAAAATGCCGAAGCTTATCTTTACCGGGCCAACACCAAAGGAAACCAGGGTGATTATAAAGGTGCTGTAGACGACTATAAAAAAGCTGCAGCCATTAACCCCGGCCTCAAAAACTTATTTTTTTACCTGGCCAACGCTGCAAGTAAAACCGGCGACAGTAAAGCGGCACTTGATTATTTTAATAAGGCCGTTAGCCAGTATCCTAACAGGGCCGATGTGTATTTATACCGGGGACTGGTAAAAAGCAACCTGAAAGATTATAACGGTGCTATGGCAGATTTAGATCATTCCATAGCGCTTGATCCTAAAAACGCAGATGCTTATCAAAACCGTGCATTAGTTAAATTAGAACTAAACGATGGCGATGGGGCCAAATCAGATGCCGACAGCGCAATTATATTAAACCCTAAAAGCTTAAAGGCGTACATAAGCCGTAGTAAAGCAAAAATGGCTTTAAAAGATACTGCCGGTGTAATAGCCGATCTTACCCAGGCCATCAATATTAACAATAAAAGCGACGAGGCCTATTTGGTTCGTGGTGATGCTTACCGCAATCTGGGCAACAGACAGGCAGCAATTCGCGATTATACCACAGCCATACAGGTAAACCCCAATTATACGTATGCCTATTTAAACCGTGGTATCGAAAAGGATAAGACAAATGATCAGGCCGGGGCTGTAAAGGATTTTGAAAAGCTTTTATCGCTTTCGCCGCAACGCCAGGATGTTTATACACGCTTAGGCAGGGTAACCGATTTTTATAAATACACTACTAATGGCGTATCGCTGTTTACAACTGCCATTAGCTTAAATCCAACAAACTCTAACTTTTATCTTTTCAGAGGCGAAGCAAAAGCCGCTGCAGGCGATATACAAGGCGCTATGGCCGATTATGATGCAGGTATCGCTAAAAACCCAAAAAACATTTCAATATTGCTAAAGCGGGGTCTTAATCGTGCCGATTTCCAGGACAATACCGGTGCATTAGCCGACTTTAGCGCAGCCATAAAAATTGACTCAACTTCTGATTCATCAGCAGTGGTGTATCAAAACCGTGGACATATACAGGCCAGGTTAAAAAACTACAAGGCAGCCATGGCCGACCTGGATAAAGCGGTATCCATCTATTCAAATGATGAAACTTTCTTGTTCAGGGGTGATGTTAAATTAGCCTTAAAAGATTATGCAGGAGCAGTGGACGATTTTCATAATGCTACCTATATCAATAATCGGAATGCCAAAGCCTATGCACATAGCAGCATCGCCAAAAGTAAACTAGGTGATGAACAAGGCTCAACTGACGATTTTGATAATGCCTTAAAATTTGGAGATGGCTCCTATGTTTACACTGATCTGGCTGAGCTAAAACTGAGTCTTAATGACGCAGCAGGCGCACTTGCTGATTGCGTTACGGCTATCACCCTAAATTCTAAATACGCAGGGGCATACTTACAAATGGGGCTTATAAAAGTTGCACTTAACCAAAAACCAGAAGCCTGTACCGATTTTAACAAGGCTGTTGAACTCGGTTTAAAAAAGGCGGCGGTAATAGCCAACCGTTACTGCCGGTAA
- a CDS encoding helix-turn-helix transcriptional regulator gives MSDEAIIKRLKVIVKEHGGQLGLAGAIGVDQGFISKVINQKQDISYYLIRKLCFQLKYSPEWLILGTGEKKIDKPESAKLITEIQMMRTEVDILHARMRAYEMEMKELREQLHLDKKAG, from the coding sequence ATGTCTGACGAAGCAATAATAAAACGGTTAAAGGTAATTGTAAAGGAGCATGGTGGGCAACTGGGTCTTGCAGGTGCTATAGGAGTTGATCAGGGTTTTATCAGTAAAGTGATCAATCAGAAACAGGATATCAGTTATTATTTGATCCGTAAGCTTTGCTTTCAACTTAAATACTCACCCGAGTGGCTTATCCTGGGAACCGGTGAAAAAAAAATAGATAAACCTGAGTCGGCTAAACTAATCACCGAAATCCAAATGATGCGTACGGAGGTTGATATTTTACATGCCCGTATGCGTGCTTATGAGATGGAGATGAAAGAACTACGCGAGCAATTGCATCTGGATAAAAAAGCAGGATAA
- a CDS encoding S24 family peptidase — translation MDDTPKANKIKTIRPETLEFIILYNQLKGKAFTGNAQLSEALGFNSPSSITEIIKSRQNIDPEKLKIFKEKYAEFISGVKSDTIQEKNTEKKTEEGIPMYEISATASGVEVYNDINDSMPVGRMNFPGIEDCDFALPVWGHSMYPYLENGCWVALKVIHDKKILPGEVYYIEWGEYRMYKRLLVGDNPDEVFAHSDNTTEMIGHRLKYAPFPIKIADIKKLCLVKDIHKKHNH, via the coding sequence ATGGATGATACACCAAAAGCCAACAAGATCAAAACCATTCGTCCGGAAACGCTGGAATTTATTATACTCTATAACCAACTTAAAGGAAAAGCATTTACGGGCAACGCTCAATTATCCGAGGCCCTTGGTTTTAATTCACCTAGTTCCATTACTGAAATAATAAAGAGCAGACAGAATATAGATCCAGAAAAGCTTAAAATATTTAAAGAAAAGTATGCCGAATTTATTTCTGGAGTAAAATCAGACACAATTCAAGAAAAAAATACAGAAAAAAAAACAGAAGAAGGTATTCCAATGTATGAGATTTCGGCTACAGCTTCCGGCGTTGAAGTTTATAATGACATCAATGATTCGATGCCGGTTGGCCGTATGAACTTTCCCGGAATTGAGGATTGCGATTTTGCACTGCCGGTTTGGGGACATTCGATGTACCCTTATCTGGAAAATGGTTGCTGGGTAGCCTTAAAGGTAATCCATGATAAAAAAATACTGCCCGGCGAGGTATACTATATTGAATGGGGCGAATACCGCATGTATAAAAGATTATTAGTTGGCGATAATCCCGACGAGGTATTTGCCCATTCAGACAATACTACCGAAATGATCGGGCACCGGCTTAAATACGCCCCTTTCCCTATCAAGATAGCTGATATTAAGAAATTGTGCCTGGTAAAAGACATTCACAAAAAACACAACCACTAA
- a CDS encoding GNAT family N-acetyltransferase, protein MLIRLATLNDVPQIMKLIAEVVPIMIASGNLQWDNNYPNSTVFTTDINKNQLWVAEVEGQIAGVTAITTDQEPEYAKVGWDITEIALVTHRLAVSPQYRGLGIAAALLLQAENEAQLRDIKILRIDTNTSNQATQKLFPKLGYLYAGEIDLSFRPGLRFCCYEKRL, encoded by the coding sequence ATGCTGATCCGTCTTGCCACATTAAATGATGTTCCTCAGATTATGAAACTGATTGCGGAAGTTGTACCCATAATGATAGCATCCGGGAACCTTCAATGGGACAATAATTACCCTAATAGCACTGTGTTTACTACAGACATCAACAAAAATCAACTTTGGGTAGCTGAGGTAGAAGGACAAATTGCAGGTGTTACTGCTATAACAACAGATCAGGAACCAGAGTATGCTAAAGTTGGCTGGGATATTACAGAGATAGCCTTAGTTACGCATCGCCTTGCTGTAAGTCCCCAATATCGCGGATTAGGTATTGCTGCTGCTTTATTATTACAGGCCGAAAACGAAGCACAGCTTCGGGATATTAAAATATTACGCATTGATACCAATACCAGCAATCAGGCTACTCAAAAACTATTTCCTAAACTGGGTTATTTATATGCAGGTGAAATCGATCTGAGTTTTAGACCCGGGTTAAGGTTTTGCTGTTATGAAAAACGACTTTAG
- a CDS encoding RNA recognition motif domain-containing protein yields MKVFIAGLPLEVDEAELTAVFGDFGPVKSLRIIKDRETKESRGFGFVEMVNDNEAKEAIRCMNGASYYGRRITVNVAEDKGPGFNGGGNGSTTNKGSFKRN; encoded by the coding sequence ATGAAAGTATTTATAGCAGGGCTTCCTTTAGAAGTAGATGAGGCCGAATTAACAGCTGTTTTTGGTGATTTTGGGCCGGTTAAATCGCTCAGGATCATTAAAGATCGCGAAACAAAAGAGAGTAGGGGTTTTGGCTTTGTAGAGATGGTTAACGATAATGAAGCAAAAGAGGCTATAAGATGCATGAATGGTGCAAGTTATTATGGCCGGCGGATTACCGTTAATGTTGCTGAAGACAAAGGGCCTGGCTTTAATGGCGGTGGAAATGGTAGCACCACAAACAAAGGCAGCTTTAAACGTAACTAG
- a CDS encoding terminase small subunit, which translates to MKIHTYYSKSAAVLANRIEQYFKYIEGASPMGQKPDNGKDPTSTVQKVCDRKSESATIAGMALFLGFSSKQEFEAYEINGKHAHVLKRGRLRLEAAYESRLYQTPTGVIFALKTLGWNDKPEVQKPSKTDNTLQVEIRNTGLLPAGSEKEVML; encoded by the coding sequence ATGAAAATTCACACTTATTATTCAAAATCGGCGGCAGTGTTAGCCAACCGTATTGAGCAGTATTTCAAATACATTGAGGGCGCATCCCCTATGGGGCAAAAACCAGATAACGGAAAAGATCCCACTTCAACAGTACAAAAAGTGTGCGATCGGAAGTCAGAATCTGCCACCATAGCTGGCATGGCGTTGTTCCTTGGCTTTAGCAGCAAACAAGAGTTTGAAGCTTATGAGATTAACGGAAAACATGCCCATGTACTAAAACGTGGCCGCCTGCGCTTAGAAGCCGCTTACGAGTCGCGCTTATACCAAACACCTACCGGAGTTATATTCGCGCTTAAAACATTAGGCTGGAATGATAAACCAGAGGTACAAAAGCCTTCCAAAACTGACAATACCCTCCAGGTGGAGATCCGGAATACCGGCCTCCTACCCGCGGGCAGCGAAAAGGAAGTGATGCTTTGA